From the Nerophis ophidion isolate RoL-2023_Sa linkage group LG18, RoL_Noph_v1.0, whole genome shotgun sequence genome, one window contains:
- the LOC133537303 gene encoding glyoxalase domain-containing protein 4-like isoform X1: MRRALHFVFKVGDRNKTATFYRDVLGMKVLRHEEFDEGCKATCNGPYDAKWSKTMVGFGPEDEHFVAELTYNYGVAEYQLGNDFLGLTLQSSKAVSNAKRLGWPLTQVKDGLYLTQAPGGYPFYLVDQEQPHKDPVQKVCLGVSDLSRSTHFWSALLGMTVIERSDEKKTVLLGFGDTGCKLELHNIIGTVDHGTAFGRIAFSCPRDQLTDLEAMMKKESQKILTPLVSLDTPGKATVEVVILADPDGHEICFVGDEAFRELSTVDPKGKELLEKAMADDKSNEWFAKHNRQKAAA, translated from the exons ATGAGGCGGGCGttgcattttgtttttaaagTTGGTGACCGAAACAAAACTGCTACATTCTACCGCGATGTCCTCGGCATGAAG GTTTTGCGCCATGAGGAGTTTGATGAAGGCTGCAAAGCAACATGCAATGG ACCTTACGATGCCAAATGGAGCAAGACTATGGTTGGCTTCGGTCCAGAGGATGAACACTTTGTGGCTGAGCTCACTTACAATTATGGGGTGGCTGAATATCAACTTGGAAATGATTTCTTG GGGCTAACCCTGCAGTCCAGCAAAGCTGTGAGCAATGCCAAACGTCTGGGATGGCCTCTGACTCAGGTAAAAGACGGCCTGTACCTGACCCAAGCTCCAGGTGGTTATCCCTTCTACCTGGTGGACCAAGAGCAGCCTCACAAAG ACCCTGTGCAAAAGGTTTGCCTTGGAGTTTCAGACCTCTCGAGGTCGACCCACTTCTGGTCTGCACTGCTAGGAATGACAGTGATAGAAAGAAGTGATGAAAAGAAGACCGTGTTGCTGGGATTTGGAGACACTGGG TGTAAACTGGAGCTTCACAACATCATTGGCACCGTAGACCATGGCACAGCGTTTGGAAGGATTGCATTTTCATGCCCCAGGGATCAG CTTACTGACCTTGAAGCCATGATGAAAAAGGAAAGTCAGAAAATTCTCACACCTTTAGTCAGCCTGGACACACCTGGGAAAGCCACCGTGGAAGTTGTTATTTTGGCTGACCCT GATGGCCATGAGATTTGCTTCGTAGGAGATGAAGCATTCCGAGAGCTTTCCACAGTGGACCCCAAAGGCAAGGAGTTGCTTGAAAAG GCGATGGCTGACGACAAAAGCAATGAGTGGTTTGCCAAGCACAACAGACAGAAAGCTGCTGCATGA
- the LOC133537303 gene encoding glyoxalase domain-containing protein 4-like isoform X2: MKVLRHEEFDEGCKATCNGPYDAKWSKTMVGFGPEDEHFVAELTYNYGVAEYQLGNDFLGLTLQSSKAVSNAKRLGWPLTQVKDGLYLTQAPGGYPFYLVDQEQPHKDPVQKVCLGVSDLSRSTHFWSALLGMTVIERSDEKKTVLLGFGDTGCKLELHNIIGTVDHGTAFGRIAFSCPRDQLTDLEAMMKKESQKILTPLVSLDTPGKATVEVVILADPDGHEICFVGDEAFRELSTVDPKGKELLEKAMADDKSNEWFAKHNRQKAAA, from the exons ATGAAG GTTTTGCGCCATGAGGAGTTTGATGAAGGCTGCAAAGCAACATGCAATGG ACCTTACGATGCCAAATGGAGCAAGACTATGGTTGGCTTCGGTCCAGAGGATGAACACTTTGTGGCTGAGCTCACTTACAATTATGGGGTGGCTGAATATCAACTTGGAAATGATTTCTTG GGGCTAACCCTGCAGTCCAGCAAAGCTGTGAGCAATGCCAAACGTCTGGGATGGCCTCTGACTCAGGTAAAAGACGGCCTGTACCTGACCCAAGCTCCAGGTGGTTATCCCTTCTACCTGGTGGACCAAGAGCAGCCTCACAAAG ACCCTGTGCAAAAGGTTTGCCTTGGAGTTTCAGACCTCTCGAGGTCGACCCACTTCTGGTCTGCACTGCTAGGAATGACAGTGATAGAAAGAAGTGATGAAAAGAAGACCGTGTTGCTGGGATTTGGAGACACTGGG TGTAAACTGGAGCTTCACAACATCATTGGCACCGTAGACCATGGCACAGCGTTTGGAAGGATTGCATTTTCATGCCCCAGGGATCAG CTTACTGACCTTGAAGCCATGATGAAAAAGGAAAGTCAGAAAATTCTCACACCTTTAGTCAGCCTGGACACACCTGGGAAAGCCACCGTGGAAGTTGTTATTTTGGCTGACCCT GATGGCCATGAGATTTGCTTCGTAGGAGATGAAGCATTCCGAGAGCTTTCCACAGTGGACCCCAAAGGCAAGGAGTTGCTTGAAAAG GCGATGGCTGACGACAAAAGCAATGAGTGGTTTGCCAAGCACAACAGACAGAAAGCTGCTGCATGA